The following is a genomic window from Paralichthys olivaceus isolate ysfri-2021 chromosome 3, ASM2471397v2, whole genome shotgun sequence.
GGGCGTGTCCTTATTCATTTGGAGCCAAACCTCTCATCTACAGTCTGCACGGTTAAAGCAAATCTCGCGAGATCCTGGAGCCTCGCAGACCCGCTGGTGGAGCCGTTGCCCCGCCAGCAGTCAGAGAGGCAGCCGGTGAACAGACATGCTGAACCGCCAGGACCCAGCCTAGCTTCCCCCTGTGCCTCCGGAGCTGAACTGAGTTATGACCGGGGACGCCTCTGAAACTGAGCCGGTCTTTGACAACTGAGAGGCGGACACTAGAGAAGCAGAAAACCAGCTGGAAGAGAAACAGTCCAGTCAGTTCCATTCAGTCCGCCGGTTTGACAGCCTGCGTGTGGGAATGGCAGCTCCTCGGCCGATAAAAGGGATCCTGAAGAACAAGAACAGCGGCACAGGCGTCAAGTCTCTGCCCGACGAGGTGCCGCCGGAGGATCCCGAACAAGCCCCGGGACTCTCGGAGGACGACCCGCAGTAAGTTTTCCATTCCAGCTCGTCGTGAGGTCCGCCCGCCCGGGACTGCTAGCTAGCTTACAAACTTGTTAGCTTCTGTAACGTGTAGGCTAACTGACACTAACGTAAAAAGTCCCCGCTCCGGGTTTTTGTGTCAAccgacagtgtgtgtgtgagacaccgGTGAGAAAACTTTCTAACTATCTAATGGCTTCTTCTCCACGACAAATATCTGCATGGTGCCTTGTACCAAGGGCTAACGTTTTGTCATTGGAACCGTGTTAGCTTGTTTCGTTAGCAATTGtgttaaatgtattattacgGTTGATAACTATAAATCATATTGCCAGAGACATTCAACTTTCTTTCATTCAGAAACCTCTTACTGAGGACTAAACTGCTATTTAAGTAACTataaaacacagtttgaaaACACAGTGACCACCCTCATGCAGTGATGACCATAATAGGTCAAATTAAAAACCTCCCTGAGCTGAAAGTGTCCCCATGTACATGTTGAGttatataatatgatattaATTAGTTTAAATTTAGATTACTCCACATTCTCATGTTCTCATACAACCTTTGTTTTATGCTTTCGGTTACACCCAGTTGATCACAGTTAGATCTGATTGTTGAGCAGTCATTGTTAGTTATTGTAGATAACATGATGTTACATTGATGTGAAATATGACTTATTAAAATAAGAAAGGATGGACGCTCCTAAAATGCGATGTCAATTACAATTTTACAATTTGTATAACATTACATACAGTGTGAATTGATCATATTATTTCAGTCTGTTAATCATTAGGTGCAATGAAATGtcaacaaatgtaaaacaaaaatgcCAATAATAATCTAATGTGCAGCCTTTTTTCACAATTGttgcttaaaaaaacaatgaatggtCCGTTACAATAGCTGCTCATTATCTATTAGTGCCAGTCAAATCTTTGCAGCCCTAGAATATTGTAAGACAAACAGTACATGTGTGATACATGGTGTGCTACAGTTTGCATTAAGATGGAGAAGACCTATTCTTATTTTTGCTAATAGCTACAAACAGATTTTATGATATTGCGCTCTTTGATTTGTTGCTCAAGTTAAAATGGTAGTTTGTTGCTCAAAGCCTGTGAGTCATGATGACTTAGCAGGTAAACAAAGCAGAACTGGGTGTTAGTTATATCTCTGGCAGCAAAATCTTGATGTTACGTGTGACACTGACAACTTTTCTGTGGTAAACAAGCCTCCTGTCAAATACCCTGCTTTCTGAAAGCATCTCCCGTGCCCATTTCTCCATACATCTAGTACTGTAGACGTGTACTCAGAAAACATTTCGCCTTGCTTGGCATAACCTCCACCCTGATGCTGGCCAGGACACAACAGGGCAGAGGACGCTTGACTGAAATATCAAGCGTGTTCGATGACACTGAGGACATTTTAGATGAGGTCAACAGCACTGCAGGAAAATAAACGGGGGTGTGCCAACAGTCTCACAGTGTAGGGGCACAGATTCTACAGTGATCTGCCAAAATGGAGATTGTGAAGACTTATGTGAAACTGCTAAATCAGCTGTTCTGTTGTCTAATTGGTGCATGGCCTTATGGTCGGGTTGACGAGAGCTGGAAGTTAGCGTCTCTCTGGAATAACAGTTGAGTTTGGTAGAATCATCAGATGAGTTCCTATTGtgaaaatttgaatttgaaaaacaattgCAATCAATCTACAATATATGTCACAGCACATTTTATATATAccaatgaatacattttttgtcaGCTTCATCATCATATTCCTCTGGTAGTTACTTTGGAAAGGTAACTTAAGTTGAACGGGTGTTTAATCATTCTTTGTTCCCCCTGCTTCTCTCATGCCCGCAGGTCCAGACATTAGCAATAGTCCCGTCTGAGCTGCAGCATGAGAAATCAGGCCACTGAAGGATTGTTATTAGTGAAAACCATTTCAACAGAGAATcaagatttgttttctctgttggtttaaaaaatagTCAATGTTTGAGAAACAAGAAACTTGAGGGAAAAAGTTTGCAGTAAGAATTCTGTGTGTACAAGCACCCCAATACATAGACTTCTCTCTCTTGACCTTTGATGTCACAGGCACTGACACTTTCACTGTGGCAGAGAGACAACGCTCCAGATTACTGACCCCTGTATAAAGTTGTTTCAAAGATCTACCTTGATTCTAGATTTGAAGGCATGACATTATAAGAAAAATCCTGACTCGTTTTTATAATGTAACTGGCTCTATAATTTAGGAAAAAATACATTGTCGtatattttcagatatgaatgTCATCTCTGAACACATCTGTGAGTAGCTGGGTAATACAATACCTCAGGCAAAAAACTGATGCAGGTCTGTTAAAGAAGTATTCTCATGCTTCATGCATTTCTGGTTCAAATCCCATCAGGGCTTTCAAAAGTGCCCTTGAGCATGTTCATCTCTGTAAAGCACATCTTCTGAACTACTTTTAACAGTTGGCTTAAAATATGTTGATTGTGATTATGTCTTAAAAGTGTCTTAAGTACAAAACCACACTGGTGCTTTTAAGGCTTTACCAGAATAAAAATCTGTCTGATTCACAGTTAGGGTGATGTGTTAACACCACCCACCTGCCAAATGCTGCAAAATCGTCAGTGCAAGCTGGAGTTTCTGTCTGTAAAAGTTGGTTTGGGCAGTGTCATCagacttttttagtttttcagtagATTTCAATGTTGAaacaaaatcttaaaaaaaagtgttcatGTATGAATTAGGAACTATTTGAAAACAATATCAACATGCAAACTCAAGTTGCATATTATATATAAGATGACTTAATTTTCTTCATTATTATTCTCCATATGTTTTGTCAGTTAAATTGGAAGCCAACCAGCTTTTTACTTTGTTCAAGTTGAATGTGTGGTTTATCATGCACTGTTCACCCTGTGTCAGCAGGTCCAGACATTAGCAAAAGTCTGAGCTGCAGCGTGAGAAATAAGACCATTGTAGGACGGCAGTTATTAGTGCACACCAGTAATggtgaggaagtggaggaaaaaGGATTCTGTGTACACCCAAGCACCAAGTCACCACCAGAGTGGTGAGAAGAAAAAGGTCTGAGGTCTCTCATCTTTAAAGCATGTTAAAAGCAAATATACACAGTCACATACCTGTGTATACTCCTAATTGGTAGTTAATGACTTTCTGTTTGCGCTAAGCACCTTACTTGGGATAttacaatattaaatatttatttaccaATGCATTACTCTCAATACCAAATTTGTTACCACAGCAAAATAGAAAATAGAGGCTGCACACGCAATTTGACATAGTTATTGTGATGCAAGCAGTATTTTAGATTGACTTGCAGGTGACAGATCAGTGGTGTGAAAACAGATGCTTAAAAAGTCagcgttttattttgacagacaGTAATGACAGTAGGCTACTAATGTTGTAAGTACCCATATCACATTAGGAGCCTTTATTACCTTTGTGAACATTGGGTGTAGAGCATTGGTGCGACAGCACTGCTCACTCTGAGCATTACAACAACCCAGACATTTTCCTTATCAGCTTCACGTGTGTTTGGGAAACATATCACATTGTCCTCTAACTCATTCTACAGTCCCCAGAGGATATCCTGAACAAGCTCGACAAATACCTACCACCCGGCATTCATTTGGTCTACCATCTGTCAAACAATTCAGCTTCCCACCATAGATTTCTAGTCACAGCATGAACCCAGTAGATGTCTCAGTGCTCACAGTCAGTAGAGTGCAGCTCTCTTGATGCCTGTTTTTAATCACTCTGTTGTTAATGGAGACAAACACAATCTGTTGAAGTCAAATATATAAAGATACTAGGATAAAGTAAAACGGCCATTATCCCTTGAGGACACTGAAAGTCTGCAATATACAGTGTGTATCCCACgtgtttcatttgtgtatttCCCTTGTAATTCCAATATTTATCCTACTCTACAAAGGCTCTCTAAGGTAACTTATTTGGTGTTTTCTAAGGTTTTGGATAAACTGAAATCATACAGATTCCACTGTACATGAATGTTATTCACATAAACCTTATCTCCTGTGCAAttgtttttctaaaaaatactttttgttatCCTTTCAATCTTCCACTATTATTTAGTTAACTGTGATGTATGAACATCACACCCAGTCATATATAATTCATGGATGCCTCCATGAAACTCAATCTCTCCTTCAGTGTCTTACAGGCCTCATCCTGACTGTGTGATGGACAGTTTGACTGGCAGGCAGCAAATCTCAGATTTTCCATAATGTGGACACTCAGACCATTTATCCTCCTGTGTGCTGATCATTTGAAGTGAAACACAGTTAACTGCGGCTTATAAAGCCACAATGAACAGGTGTCAGGTGAACACCTCCAGTCTATAAGGATTAAGAGCATCAAGGCAGTGAAAATGAGTGCCGAGTACCCTCTTCATTATGGGTCATATTCttaatgaagaagaggaagaaatatCAGTGTagttatattttttctttttaacctttttataATGTTCTACAGGCAtttcttttggcattttggcTTAATTCAGATTTTAGATATGCAACAACCAACACTGACTTGACTTACTTTCTTATTTGTAGCAGGCATCACACATTCCCACTTAATGCCCTTAAACCTCTGACATGTTGAGTGTATCCAGTTTTTGGTCCCTCCTCTTTAATCAGCTTCTCCTCTGATGCCGTGTTTCTCTTACGTCTGGAGAGATGACAGGAGCTCAAGAAACTCTTCTACTTGCTAAATCTAGTTGGATATCTGTCAAATTTCATGTAATCCTTTACTGAGCAACTGCAGGCGGTTAAAGAACAGCAATTGGCACTTGTGATGTTTACCAAACAAAAATTCGGagaaactcaaaaaaaaaaaaaaaggttttaggAAAGAAAAGATAATCATCGTTATTTTGCTCACCATTGATCAAGTGGGTTACAGTGTTGGACATATGATGGCTTCAGTCTGGAGTGTTGAGCACAGGACGCAAGCTGGACCTTTTCGCCTTTCCTCTCTTACTATGCCACCTGATAGCTCAGCTCATCACAGTGATGATTCACTCTGTTTAATGAGTTTCCCCACAGCGTTATGTCACAGCTGTTGACCAACCTCGAGGCCGTCATCATCACGTAAGAGATATAGCTCTAAATTTAGTGTGTGCTCGGGGTTACTGCTGTCTGATATTTTTTCTACCTTTTTAAAAGCAGGTACATCAtgatttgttttacagtttttgtgATGATTCGCTCTGAATGGACCAGAGTGGATTCATGGGTAGCATCAGTTCAGTTGAAGTAGAACAAGGTGGGCTGCTTCTGGATTGTGTAACCAAACACCCATGAGAGTGGAGGACCACACACTCAGTAACACCCACCATGATGTTAACAGAGTTGCTGTTTGTTGCCGtttgcagagaaaatgtaatgagtggtgtttatttacatataGAGCTGGGAAATGAGAGCCGATCAAGTGCTCACTGGAGACGCTACTAAAGCCAGGTGTGAACCAGTATATGTAGAGCTGTCCGtttgtgatcagatcacctAAGACCCACGTTTTTGTTAGCTATGAATGGTGCCTAAGCTTGCTTTAGAAATAGTTGATGAAACTagaaaacccacaaacacaTGGGCAgaacaaactccacacagaaagacctcaGCCGGACAGTCTTCGGTATACAGATTGTCCATCACTGTGTATATTTTGGTGCCATTCTGGATCCAAGTACAGATAAAAAGAATACTTTACAGGTTGACTATATGTATTTGTTAAGATAGACACTCTATTTGGGTTTTCTAGTTTTATATGTGTTGCAGTAAAGGACACATCCAACATTATTGCTAATCTAATAGAATGAGTGAGATTGTTCAGTATTTTGGTCAAGGACATTTTATCTGGAGCAACAGCATTGGCCTGTAGGGCTGCCTGTTTACAGAGCTGTTTGTCAGCCCACAAGAAAATACACTAACTGAGTGGAACCTTTCAAACTTGACTGAATGAAAGGTTTCTTTCCATAGTTATCTTTAATTTGCTGCATATTACCATTTAATGTTTTTGGTGTGCCAGTTTGATTTGATGCAGGGATTGTACATTTTATCACTAGGAACTATTTAAAAGCTAAATACCAATGTAAGCTGTCAAGGTTGGTGTAGCATCTATAAATAACTTGGTTCAGCATCCACAAcataaaagatttatttattaaccaatctctgtgtttttagtttttgcatACTAGTGTACAACACACAACTTtccatcaaaataaatgttgaatgttGCTTTTTCAGCAACTGTAGGTTATGTCATCGACATATGGTTTTCAATGTAGGACAATGATAGAAAGGAAAATTGGTTTTCACAACCTTTTTGTGATTGGTAGATAATCTTGGATCTTGAAAACTGTCCTTTCTTTGCTGCTCCAAGTCGggcaaaataaatgatttgcaCATTTGCAAAATCTTTGGTGATGGAGAGAAGTAGGGGAGCTCTGCTGGCTTGTGACAGCAGGCAGAGGATTTAACCTCTCCACTCTCCcacctcctgtctgtctcccaTGACCTTTTGTTCGATAAACAAGGTAAAGGCTGATGTAGTAACTTGGCAGGAGAAGGCAGAGAAAGCCAAATAGAACCTAGATTTATAATGTTAGGTTTCAGACTTTTTAGGTCTTTTGGAaattgaaattatttaaaaataatgataagTAAACCCTGTGCTAATGGAAAAATGAGAATGCTGGGGCTTTATAGTGCTCTgaatatagtaaaaaaaaaaaaaaagagagacacaaaTGAGGCAACAGAAACCAAATGACATCTAAACTCAGAAACATGTGAAATACAAGAGAAATgcataataaaaaagtaatataCTGTAGGATCTTTTAGttgaaacaaacatttggaAAAAGATCCACCTCATCTCCCCTACAATTTAACGACAGGTGTTCTCTTTGTCCTATCTAACAAAATATCTCATTTGTTGctggtttattatttatttctgtccatTTCCTCTGATTTGAAAGTGCAGAAAGGATTAGTGTGATTGTGAACAAAACGCCGTGCTGGAGAGGTGACAAACTTATTCCCCAGATGAGGTTATGGGAGATTAGAAACTGGTTTGTTTCAAAAATCAACTCTTGTAATGGCATTTGTATCAAATATCTGATAAACTTTCAACCTCAATCTGACAGTTGCTCAACCCCCTCCATCACACTACCTTGACACAAAAGCAAACAACATCCCTGAAAATCAGAAGAAGCCAAATTGGTGCCGATGGCATTTGTGgggcttttttattatttttttatctacaTGTTCCCAAAATAATACAGTCAGAAGAAACTGGGGCACATTCAGTCCTAGATTAAATCTGGTTGCTCTACTCCCTGGAGGATGTGGTGGGTGAGTAGCTGGTGCACGGTGGTCCACATCAAATGTCAGTCCGTCACGTTCAtctcactgtttttaaaaaaaaatcaatttacagGAAGAAATCGCAGAAATGGGATGAGATGAACATCCTGGCCACGTACCATCCAGCCGACAAAGACTACGGCCTGATGAAGATAGACGAACCCAGCACACCTTACAACAGGTCAGGGCCATAAACAGATCATTATCTGTTTCTATTGATAATTGATAACGTATTACATGAATCTTCAGGTTTTATGTTTCAAAGACATTCATTGAATTGAGGCTTGGCAAAAATGTCTTCCTGCATCAACActaaaatatttcaattaagaacattacatatttttaggttggtgtgtgtttgtgctggtgtgtgtttgtgttggtgttaCAGGGGTGTCTCAGCAGGTCTGTAATCCAATATGTCAGTGTGCTGCAGGGAAGGTCACCTTAGTCACAGacctttcttctgtctcttctcatggtcccctttcctctcctcctattctctccatctctcagtCAGCATGACCTTCTATATTTCCTTTCCTGCTTAATCTTTCCCCACCTCACCTCATTATCCACTTatctttatttgattaattCCTCTCTTTCAGGATGGTGGGGGAAGACGATGATGAGGGCGCACTGAGCGACTCGGACAGCCACGGTGGACTTGCAGCCGATGACCTGGCATCAAAGTAAGAATGAAACCTGAGTGCAGGCCAAGAACAGAGgtagagaggaaaagagaaagcaaGCGATGACAGGCGGGATGTTGAGGTTATACTATCTTTTTAGTTGCTGGTACAATGTGTAGCATTTTAGGTGTTTGGTGTAGGAGGAATGTAAAAGGGAAAATGGGCTCTCAGGTGTTGCCCTGATAAGACACACCTGAACGCACAGTACAATGGCTTTGTGCTCCAACAAGAATGTTTCATAACTTTAACTGATAAGGAGTATTTTACTGTTCAGCCTCTGACGTCCTAAGACACTCAGTGGCCACTTTATTGtaacattacaaaaataaacactttggaaaagacatttaaagaccACAGTTGTAACACTACTGTAGAAACTTTGTTTCCCCTTCCCTAAACACGTGGATCTCTTTTTATCCTTTATTCTAGATGTATTTTTCCTAGCTGTTAATTTTTGTCACTCTGGTATAAAACAAACCCTGCACAGCCCAGAGGCAGTTTTGGAATTAAGGTAGGCACGTATCCTGTACTGCAGCAGCTCAATGCTATTGTCCAGTTTTAGCCTCAGTCAACAGGCAGGGTTGTGTCATATACTGTAGTTTAcgcacacatccacacagtgGGCAATGCACTCATTCACAGACTGCACCGCTTTGACAATGCTTCAGACTGGAGTCACTAAATGTATCTTGACAAACGTCATCCCTTTTctgctgaaagagaagaaaaaactgagAGAACCCTGGTAAAGGGCGGCAGTAAATGTGTCATGTTCTCAGACTTCTCATTGatcattgagagcagacttctcactgcagctctgttacGTCACAGGCTTGCATTGTAGGTGGAGATATTTTAAGGTCACAGAGGGGGCAAATGCATATTCAAAaggttgatgacgcttctaacgtacgacagacacaaaaacgaacaaaacaaagagaaaacaaatatctcctggtAAAAAAagttgtgacacacacacacacagaaggccCCAACAAAGGTGtcgagagtttgtggtgataagaacTGGCGATGGTGGTGCTTTAAGCAtgatcacgtgatctctgcagcgtaATTAATATGTTACTTCCTTTGTCTGCCCACTGCATCGTCCATCGTGcaaagtccggacccaattctccgCACTTCACCCACAGGCCCTATCTGAAAACTGCTTATGTTCGTTCAACATCATCTGACaccatttctttgtttcattgaGCAGCTTCCTGCATTTTTACTCTCAGCCACACAAGCTGCTGATCCTGAAACAATGGGGTTGAATTCCAGGTGACAAAAAGAGTTATGCAATGTGAGCAACAGCTTTAATTCATACCAGCTGCAGTGGACATGCTGCTCAACAACTCTATCAAAAACGTTATTAGCTACCATAGTACATGACAGTGAAATTACATCAGTCAAAAAATGCTTATGAATACCAGAagatatttaatttgaatttcgCAAAATTTTGCTGTATCCAGATTATCTTTGAACAATGATAGAAAAGGAGTATTAATAATCCTACTAGAGTAAATGTGCATTGTCATGGAGTATATTAACCATATCTGTAAATTCAATTTTTGGGGGAATGTCAATACTGATATTCAGGACTCAGGAGTAAAAGTTTTGATACCGATATATATCGTCCAGAGAAGTAAATTGTAAGGACATCCTGAGGGATAGGGGCTTCATCAAAAAAGTTTATAACATAGTGTTTCAATAGAATAATTCCTTGTAAGTTAACCAAATCAGAAGTGGAGCAGGACTGTGAATAACATCTTCCCCCTTTCAGAGAAGCAGCCTCACCCTGAACCTTTGAACTAAAATCTTTTTGCAAGTCTGTTTGAAGAAACATCCATCTATCACTGGGAGCTGTCTGCTGGATGGTCATAGGAGCTTGAGAACTGTATTTGCTGTGGGCCATCGGCGCTTACATAAGTGCTTTGATGCAGGGATGGGATGAGTTTGTttgagtgcttgtgtgtgtatgccacAGATAGGGTAGTGATTAGCTCTGGGCTTGCAAGTCAATTAGCTGCCTTTGTTTACGTCTGCAAAGAGTGCCTTCCATTGTTTTACActaaaccatccagatagtaaaaaatcttctcctctgtcctttCGTTCTTGTTTTATCTGTCACATCCACTCACAAGTTTCACCTGAATCACTGTATCACTTACAccatctctcttcctgtctctgcctccatccACTTTGTGTATCTGACACTGAAACTGCAGCAACATAGAAAGTCTTCTCCCCCTGGCTGAATCGGGCCAGTTGAGATGAGCAGAAGTGCACTAAATGTGTAGCTTCCCCGGGGCAGTTCCTCATATTCACAACCACCCATCGAGCCATGAACCATTATTCACATTGTCCTCTGCTGTTGAAGCTTTTTGTCACCATGAGAGATGGGGAGCGTAActcttgttatttttgtttcatgctTGAgtactcacacactctcactgtgcctactctctccttcctcccccttGCCTAACATATCTCCATCTGTGTTCCTCcaatgtctgtctctctatcgtAGGCCTTTTTTGTGCTAATTTCTCCTCAATAGCTGAAGGGGTGGTTACAACTGATCTCCTATTTCTATTTAGTTTTGTGCCCATTTAATATGACAATAACACAGCAGAGAACAGGTAAAATGTGAATTGAATTCATCTAAAGAGGCAGTTAATTGCAAATGTGTGTActtattttgtctctgtctgttgtcTTCTAAaggcttgttgcagcagagggtTCAGACCCTCGTTTTAtgaacaaagaggaagagagcagtgaggaggaggaagaggagctgacTCCTGAAGAACAAGGTAAACACCCACTCGTCCATGCCAAGTGCTACCTTTATTTATCTAGTTTCGTATTATCGTGATAATatcatgacatcatgttgtTTTAACGAAAAGAGAGCTGTACTGAATATCCATCTCTATCCTTATGAGTGTGCACATATAGCCACTCTCAGAAGCGGGTATTTGTGCGGTTTTTGCTATTGCTACACAGCCAGTGTTAGCATTATTAACAACTGTTTACTTACCTGTATAGAAGATCTGTTGTGAGTTCAGCTTCAAACTTAATTTCTCTTCTTGCCAAGACCTATCTCCAGCCGTGGAAAGCGACACCAATTGTTTTTCCTCTATTTCTATTACTTCTTTACTTCTACTGAAGATAGATGCAGATAGCTTTTATATAATGAGTCAGTGTAGATTTCTTTCTGCCCTGAAGAAGTATTGCTGCTCAGAGGGTGTAGTATAACTTATTGTCTGTAAATGCAGCAATACTAAAGCCCTTAGCAAGTGACAATCAGCACCACCTGCTCCCGGCACAATAGGTGGTGGAGAGAACGCACATTTAGTgtctttaaaacacagtgtCCTCTGTTGCTATGAGGTTGACTAATGCAAAATATAGGGAAGTGCTGATGGAGAGGGATTGGTTTGGGGATGGGCTGGAGTctgcacctgcacacacacatatgcacacagaGTATCAGGTTGCTTTTGACTGTTCTCTGACATTGTGCTTCTGTATACACACACCTCTCAGGTGCAAAGTGGTCAGTAGAGATGTATAACAGTTTCCATGCTTGCCAGTTGTTTCATATTTGTATCTGAACCATACAGGTCAAAGCAGGGGAGCAGTCTGGAAACTGCAAATCCAGTCAATGTAATCCAATGGCGCAGATCTGCTGCTTCAGCAGTTCGAATCGTGACACACATTTTTATACACGCCACCCTGTTCCACCTACTGCAACTTATAACACCAGTTTTAGAGTTGTAGAGGAAGACGTGCAAATTGAAAGAAGATTTTTATGCATGTATTTTATCGTTAGCTCTTAATGTGAACAGAACAAAGTACTCAATATACTCTGTGTTTAGTAAAGTCATTTCAACACAACCATCACACCCACTCTCCAGGAACTGCAGTGCTAAAATGCATTTCAGTACAGTTACTATTAATGTCAATGTTGCAGCAAAACTAAAATAAGTCTCATCACTGTGTCCTAATTTTCATTTGAACCCTTTCAAAGTAAGTCAGTATTCTAAACTATAGAGACCCAGGAGGTTTTTCTTTGTAGCTACGATGTGTGAATGCGGGAATAGTACATGCATGCAGCAACCTTTCAAAGAGGAATGATGAACAAGTTGAACcattgttttcatcaataaGGATGCATTATGCCAGCAATATAGTGTGTCCCACAACCCTACTCTTTAAATtttgcacacacattctttGGATTTTTgttgtcaaaggtcacagtgatcaggcaaaacatgctttttatttaaaagttcTGAAATTATGTCAAACAGGTCAAAATGATAAAgcaattcaaatttaaattccAAAATCAACTTCACACTGTGGCATCATAATATTTTGCCcttatattgtgtgtttgtttcctggcCATGATTCGACACCATAACTGGTTTGTGCGGACT
Proteins encoded in this region:
- the ppp1r2 gene encoding protein phosphatase inhibitor 2, which gives rise to MAAPRPIKGILKNKNSGTGVKSLPDEVPPEDPEQAPGLSEDDPQKKSQKWDEMNILATYHPADKDYGLMKIDEPSTPYNRMVGEDDDEGALSDSDSHGGLAADDLASKLVAAEGSDPRFMNKEEESSEEEEEELTPEEQAKKNNFQMMRKMHYNEGLNIKLARQLIASELEDDEDADEEMKDDTDEAREETEEISVDPPQEADSLDS